gtctttcgaccttttgtccataaaccgtccAAAAGACACCTATGGGCCTGCATATCTATATACCGTACATTTTTAGATTCGACCCACTGTGCGTCAGATGTGGAGGGAGTCATTTTTATGCCTTCTTGTCAGGAATGATATCCAAACTGAGCATACATTTCAcaaaacactaagctaagatGCTTTTCTTTTGCAGTTTGTAGTCGAAACGGCACCGTCACTGCCAATGGCGACAACCAAACCAAATCCGATGTTGATCTGACCTCCAATGCGGCAGTTGTCAGTGCCTTCGAGAGTCGTAAACCCCAAGATTCGGACGGCAGCAACACTTCAAAGGTTCGATTTTCGTGCCATCGAGCTGGTAATTTGATATGGACACACTTCACGGCAGCTTACTCGAACCTCACAATAGTGCAGTGGAGCTTGTGGTGGTCATTGGCCATGGCTGGTTTCATTCAGGTGCAAGTCTACGTGCAGCTTCTGTGGCAGGAAATCGACCAGAATCAGGAGTACCTCTACAATGGCGGGGCGGAAGCTTTGTTGACCTTGCTGGGAGCCATCAGTGCCATGGCAGCCGGATACGTGGCCAATCGAGTCTTCGAGCAGTGGACACTGTGGGTCTTGACCGTGTGCTCCGCCCTGCAGGGTGGATTGATACTGTACTCCGGCTTCTCGACAAATATTTGGGCAGCGTATACCGTTTACATTCTGTTCGGAGCGCTGTACATGTTCATGATAACGATGGCCAGGTGAGTCGTTGATGGTATGAGAGTTGTTTCGACAAAAAGGGAGGAGGTTGGCGTGGTTTGCCAGCTGAACCCAGATGGTAGAGGTTATAAAATTGTTTGAGTTTGCGGGAAATTTTGCAACGGCTACgaacaaaaaaagtttaaagCTGACACGGCCATCGTGCTTTAATGCATATTTCCTCTAATGCGATAAAAGCGTTTTATTTCGGGGACTTCTTAAGGGAAAGTCTAGGCTAGCTTATTAATCAGAATAAGTTTTGGATAAACTTGCAATCCATGGATGATATTAAGGTACACTGCCCacaactgcatatttgtcaaatTCGACATTCTTGACAATTTCgggttaataccggggagagtcatcaaataataaatactttcgaacaacttactgaaatctttgagattgttctagaaaattcgaaaaaaataccaagttgttttattACATTGGTagttgtaaccgcataacagtcacattgagattgtacatgagcctcgtaatgtagtagcaatgaaatttctatcagaattattttataaCTATTCAcccagtatgcgatatgagtccttcgaaatttcagcctcaaataagcatttttgagttctTGGTGGTTTTTAGAAATTGTAGTTTCCTTCCATACTGCCATAGAATGTAAACTTGGCATTCCATTTACTTAATATCTACTTTTGTCAAAGGTTACAAATACGCAGTTATGGATAATACagccctagaggaattcctcgaAAAAATCCTAGAGCTACTGAAAGTCTCtagagaaatgtttgaagaattccGTACGGCAgaccaattttttttactgaactGTTAAGTAATAACTGAAGACATATCTGCAGAAATTTACGATACACATTATTTTTCCTGTGTTCCTGCAAAAACTCAATGAAAAATGTAGGAATCATTGAAACAATACATAAATCTAACggaaatcctttgaaaaaaatgaggatttctggaacaatttgaAGGTAGGAAAAACTGAAGCAATCCGTGAAGGACAAtggatttccaaagaaatattGGAGACGATACTAGTTAAAATTACTGAAGGCATTTCAGAAGGAATGGCTGCTTCAAAACATAAAGATGTATATCAGGGTAGTTATGGGATCAATAAATGAATACATTCcaggaaatattttgaaagattCCCTATTTAAATCCCTGAAAGTATATATAGTGAAACTCTATGAACATTCATGGTCTAATCTAATTAGAATATTCTGCGGATATTGATGAGCCAATTCCTTGATGCttttctgttgaaatgttttcaagaaatttctgaagaatattCTTAAAAATACCTGGAAGACTTGTTTCAACAATACTAGGAAGAAAAACGGTACAGTCTTTTCTAAGCCTAATGGTAACGTCCACTGCTACAGCAAACCCTTGCTGAAAATGGCTGGGTCGATTTTTgctcggttcaggatctttttgtcataaaaatttacttgacttccctgttcataaaatatcatcgtacctgccaaatgATGAATGAATGTGGAAGTGGCGATTTTAGCTGCAAAGCAGACTCTGAAAAACGTGaaaacgtaataccaagaataaGGAGATGGGCAAGTTCTCAGAGGAAAAGTTAGAGAATGTAAGGAATACTTGGGAATGACTAGGAATCATTTATTTTAGGACTAGGAATCGGATACTTTTTTTTGGGAAGAAATAATTGCCAAAATCAttagaaaattcctgaaaaaatgttaatttctgaaataaatgaTGTAATTTCTAAATGTATTTCTAGGAAATAGCTTGGATGGAAGTATATTTAGAGAAAGCATTGAATGaatctttagaaaaataaaaaacctaGAAAGACTCATGAAGTAAAAATCTCCTTTGAGGATATCATGGCGATATTCCTGAAAAAGCTAGTGaagagaattgaaaaaaaactcacaCGGATCAAAAGTTTTGTATCGTGGGATGTAGGGGTGGGAAGCAGTAAACCGTAGGTCATCCTCCAAACGAAATCACTGGCTTTGCTATCCAGTAGATCAGAGAAATTGTGGGAtcaataaatgaagaaaatcctgaatgTATTCTGGAAGATCccctagagaaattcatggaagaGTATTTAGTGAAACTCTTAGagtattcatgaaaaaattcttGATTCCAAACCAAAAATTCTGCAAACTTTACTAAGCAAATTCCTTGTTGCATTTCTACTGAAACatgtgaaatttctggagaactttCTCAAACAACCCCTGGAAGGATTATTGCATCAGTACTAGGAAAG
The Aedes aegypti strain LVP_AGWG unplaced genomic scaffold, AaegL5.0 Primary Assembly AGWG_AaegL5_hic_scaff_696_PBJ_arrow, whole genome shotgun sequence DNA segment above includes these coding regions:
- the LOC110681310 gene encoding thiamine transporter 1-like isoform X2, with translation MAAEVAYFTYIYAKISRDKYQQVTGNTRAAILSGRFLASVLGQAMVSTGAMDLRELNYITLGVCSRNGTVTANGDNQTKSDVDLTSNAAVVSAFESRKPQDSDGSNTSKVRFSCHRAGNLIWTHFTAAYSNLTIVQWSLWWSLAMAGFIQVQVYVQLLWQEIDQNQEYLYNGGAEALLTLLGAISAMAAGYVANRVFEQWTLWVLTVCSALQGGLILYSGFSTNIWAAYTVYILFGALYMFMITMASATVAKYLQEDSFGLIFGINTFVALAFQSILTVVVISESGLMLTPRGQFKVYGGYFLALAAVYLVPATVSSVRHCSRGRRSPEGDSGIGDESGKVDPQMMATQSNRQQQRVELEGSTHF